One part of the Carassius auratus strain Wakin unplaced genomic scaffold, ASM336829v1 scaf_tig00216187, whole genome shotgun sequence genome encodes these proteins:
- the LOC113097342 gene encoding trace amine-associated receptor 1-like — protein MEVNGLSNSKMDLCYDALNGSCGKYVRPYGIHSLMLIAMMLTTIVTIIGNLLVIISIGHFKQLHTPTNQLILSLSLCDFLLGLFVMPLSAVRSMQGCWYFGDFLCKLHTCIDMTLSTASIFHLVSVSAERCCAVCCPLTYHYRFGFPTVLLMISISWLIPAIFSYMSTFLELNLQGDRDFYETHVRCVGGCHVFFGPGPAVVTSLFSFYVPGLIIIGIYSRIYMIARNQAKSISLQLNQLRRVYPSEGTQRRAQKATITIAIIVGVFLVCWTPFFLCNIMNPFIGYTISPVLIDALVWFGYVNSTLNPFIYAFMHSWFRKAVRIIVTGEIFKNNSCRKQLYS, from the coding sequence ATGGAGGTGAATGGGCTATCAAACAGCAAAATGGATCTCTGTTATGATGCTTTGAATGGATCCTGTGGGAAATATGTAAGACCATACGGCATCCACAGTCTGATGCTCATCGCCATGATGTTGACCACTATTGTGACCATCATTGGGAATCTACTGGTCATCATCTCCATTGGACATTTCAAGCAACTTCACACACCAACAAACCAGCTGATTCTGTCTCTCTCCCTTTGTGACTTTCTCCTCGGGCTGTTTGTCATGCCGTTGAGCGCCGTCCGTTCCATGCAGGGCTGTTGGTACTTTGGTGATTTCTTATGTAAGTTACACACATGCATTGACATGACTCTCAGCACCGCTTCGATTTTCCACCTCGTGAGTGTGTCTGCCGAACGTTGTTGTGCTGTGTGCTGCCCATTAACCTATCATTATCGCTTCGGTTTTCCAACAGTGCTGTTAATGATCTCTATCAGCTGGTTGATTCCTGCCATATTCTCTTACATGAGTACCTTCCTCGAACTCAACCTTCAAGGTGACAGGGACTTCTACGAAACACACGTACGCTGTGTGGGAGGGTGCCATGTCTTCTTTGGTCCCGGTCCGGCCGTAGTCACCTCCCTTTTTTCTTTCTACGTTCCTGGTCTCATCATTATTGGCATTTATTCTCGAATATACATGATTGCGCGAAACCAAGCAAAATCTATTAGTCTTCAGCTGAACCAGCTTAGGAGAGTTTATCCATCGGAAGGCACACAACGTCGGGCACAGAAGGCTACGATAACGATTGCTATCATAGTTGGAGTTTTCCTGGTTTGCTGGACTCCTTTTTTCCTCTGTAACATCATGAATCCTTTTATTGGCTACACAATATCACCAGTGTTGATCGATGCACTTGTTTGGTTTGGCTATGTCAATTCTACCTTAAATCCTTTCATTTATGCATTCATGCATTCTTGGTTCAGAAAAGCTGTGAGGATTATAGTAACTggagaaatatttaaaaacaatagctGCAGAAAACAGTTATACTCATAA